One Streptomyces sp. NBC_00523 genomic region harbors:
- a CDS encoding acyl-CoA dehydrogenase: protein MVSTLTLGPRPRTPGAPAGDRAAELERLLGDPTDARNPTGYAKLLVADRRGTLSADAEALLDEFGLNAEYVPRELGGRFDSAETLLRVMRPVFRRDAALGAGYGMSTFMAASDVWMSGSTDQRDWLARLLLSGSKAAIAQHETAHTNDFVRSQVAATRTAAGLSVSGAKSVVNNLHRADALVLFCRTDDRPGSGSHSALLLDPRTLPADRYRVTRRRPRTGMRGCHFDSVAFEDCPVPEQALLGPLGSGVPTSLRSFQMSRTVMASLVAAAVDTCLRTAVLVDRTQKPGHGAPVDPEHTAITLANAFVNLLFYDCLAVVATRALHLHPAETSVYSAAVKSLLPRVLSDTMYDLSTVLGSQLYTRGGTVGVFQKHLRDVPVVSLGHAGTVACQATIIPQLPALAARSWFNEPPASDALFKPGAPLPPFDYDQLALACGRDSLSASLVETAGTLTGRSPVERALRELAGQMVDELRDLRTRVLALPPPGGGAPVSPVWFTLTDRYVLVLAAAAVLGVWRHGDADRDPFLADPAWAALALHHIARRLGAPGVDMPAECTARIHQEVLARFGDQRSYDLYNVPLPG, encoded by the coding sequence GTGGTGAGCACCCTCACGCTCGGACCCCGGCCCCGTACCCCCGGTGCGCCGGCGGGGGACCGGGCCGCCGAGCTGGAGCGCCTGCTGGGAGACCCCACCGACGCCCGCAACCCCACCGGGTACGCGAAGCTGCTGGTCGCCGACCGGCGCGGCACGCTGTCCGCGGACGCGGAAGCCCTCCTCGACGAGTTCGGCCTGAACGCCGAGTACGTGCCGCGCGAACTCGGCGGGCGCTTCGACTCCGCCGAGACCCTGCTGCGCGTGATGCGCCCCGTCTTCCGGCGCGACGCCGCCCTCGGCGCCGGCTACGGCATGAGCACCTTCATGGCCGCGTCGGACGTGTGGATGAGCGGCAGCACGGACCAGCGCGACTGGCTCGCCCGGCTGCTGCTGTCCGGCTCCAAAGCGGCCATCGCCCAGCACGAGACCGCCCACACGAACGACTTCGTCCGCAGCCAGGTGGCCGCCACCCGCACCGCGGCCGGCCTGTCCGTGAGCGGCGCCAAGTCCGTCGTCAACAACCTGCACCGGGCCGACGCCCTCGTGCTGTTCTGCCGGACGGACGACCGCCCCGGCAGCGGCAGCCACTCCGCCCTCCTGCTGGATCCGCGGACCCTGCCGGCCGACCGCTACCGGGTCACCCGCCGCCGTCCCCGTACCGGCATGCGCGGCTGCCACTTCGACTCCGTCGCGTTCGAGGACTGCCCGGTGCCCGAGCAGGCCCTGCTCGGCCCGCTCGGCAGCGGCGTGCCCACCTCCCTGCGGTCCTTCCAGATGAGCCGCACCGTCATGGCCTCCCTGGTCGCCGCCGCCGTGGACACCTGCCTGCGTACCGCCGTCCTCGTCGACCGCACCCAGAAACCCGGGCACGGCGCCCCCGTCGACCCCGAGCACACGGCGATCACCCTGGCGAACGCCTTCGTGAACCTGCTGTTCTACGACTGCCTGGCCGTCGTCGCCACCCGCGCCCTGCACCTGCACCCGGCCGAGACCAGCGTCTACTCGGCCGCGGTCAAGTCGCTGCTGCCGCGCGTGCTCAGCGACACGATGTACGACCTGTCCACCGTCCTCGGCTCGCAGCTCTACACCCGGGGCGGCACCGTCGGCGTCTTCCAGAAGCACCTGCGGGACGTGCCCGTGGTCAGCCTGGGACACGCGGGAACCGTCGCCTGCCAGGCGACGATCATCCCTCAGCTCCCGGCCCTGGCCGCCCGGTCCTGGTTCAACGAACCGCCCGCATCCGACGCCCTGTTCAAGCCCGGCGCCCCGCTGCCCCCGTTCGACTACGACCAGCTGGCGCTGGCCTGCGGGCGCGACAGCCTCAGCGCCTCCCTCGTGGAGACCGCGGGGACGCTGACCGGCCGGAGCCCCGTCGAGCGTGCCCTGCGCGAACTCGCCGGGCAGATGGTCGACGAACTCCGGGACCTGCGCACCCGCGTGCTGGCCCTGCCCCCGCCCGGTGGCGGAGCCCCTGTGAGCCCCGTCTGGTTCACGCTCACCGACCGGTACGTCCTGGTGCTCGCCGCCGCGGCCGTCCTCGGCGTGTGGCGGCACGGCGACGCGGACCGGGACCCCTTCCTCGCCGACCCCGCCTGGGCGGCCCTGGCCCTGCACCACATCGCCCGGCGCCTCGGCGCCCCCGGCGTCGACATGCCCGCCGAGTGCACGGCCCGGATCCACCAGGAGGTCCTCGCCCGCTTCGGCGACCAGCGCAGCTACGACCTGTACAACGTCCCCCTTCCCGGCTGA
- a CDS encoding fatty acyl-AMP ligase, which translates to MTEYRTFTELIMDRARALGEADAHIFLRDTAAGTVEERLSYADLDAAARSLAVRLRSHGAQGQPVLLLHPQGPEFLKAFVGCLYAGAIAVPAPLPGDRGERLHRVSGIIKDTGARLVLTDAASAAEVSLWLAMETRAEAVVLASDIVGATSAAQDWEPPATGPDDLAFLQYTSGSTTRPRGVMVSHRNLLANEAAIGRALGTSPADRFGSWLPHYHDMGLIAHLLHPLWLGSASVQMSATAFVKRPVNWLRMISEHGVTVGGGPNFCYDLCLRRVTDAQLAGLDLSGWRLALNGAEPVRADTLDAFAARFAAAGLRPGSVYPAYGLAEATLVVSGTTPGAPYRHRAVDPAALERDELRAPAPGEASRTLVSSGPVDQDFDLRIVDPVSGSPLPAGRVGEIWLRGDSVAQGYWRRPSETAHTFHAVLAGGDSGFLRTGDLGVVEDGELYVTGRLKDVIILNGRNIYPQDVEWAVREIDPALGAGGGAVFTVDADREQLVIVHEVRVPHTDTARLQDLTRRIQTLAGRDFDVPVGNVVLVRPGTLRRTTSGKIQRALMRKLFLRGGLSSLHEVLDPAVRALVDAPLLPADDEAVPASAARRAQDLPW; encoded by the coding sequence TTGACCGAGTACCGAACGTTCACCGAGCTGATCATGGATCGGGCACGGGCCCTGGGCGAGGCGGACGCGCACATCTTCCTGCGCGACACGGCCGCGGGCACGGTCGAGGAACGGCTCTCGTACGCGGACCTCGACGCCGCCGCGCGCAGCCTGGCCGTCCGGCTGCGCTCCCATGGCGCCCAGGGCCAGCCGGTGCTGCTGCTCCACCCGCAGGGCCCCGAATTCCTCAAGGCGTTCGTCGGCTGCCTCTACGCGGGCGCCATCGCGGTGCCCGCCCCGCTCCCCGGCGACCGGGGCGAGCGCTTGCACCGGGTCTCCGGGATCATCAAGGACACCGGCGCGCGGCTCGTCCTCACCGACGCGGCGAGCGCCGCCGAAGTGTCCCTGTGGCTCGCCATGGAGACCCGCGCCGAAGCCGTCGTCCTGGCCTCCGACATCGTCGGCGCGACCTCGGCCGCGCAGGACTGGGAACCGCCCGCGACCGGCCCCGACGACCTGGCCTTCCTCCAGTACACGTCCGGCTCCACCACCCGGCCCCGTGGTGTCATGGTCAGCCACCGCAATCTCCTCGCCAACGAGGCGGCCATCGGACGGGCGCTCGGCACCTCACCCGCCGACCGGTTCGGCAGCTGGCTGCCGCACTACCACGACATGGGCCTGATCGCGCACCTGCTGCACCCCCTGTGGCTGGGTTCCGCGTCCGTCCAGATGTCCGCCACCGCCTTCGTCAAACGGCCCGTCAACTGGCTCCGGATGATCTCCGAACACGGGGTGACCGTCGGCGGCGGACCGAACTTCTGCTACGACCTGTGCCTGCGGCGGGTCACCGACGCCCAGCTCGCCGGACTCGACCTATCCGGCTGGCGACTCGCCCTCAACGGTGCCGAACCGGTCCGCGCCGACACCCTCGACGCCTTCGCCGCCCGGTTCGCCGCCGCGGGCCTGCGCCCCGGAAGCGTGTACCCGGCCTACGGCCTCGCCGAAGCCACCCTCGTCGTCTCCGGGACCACCCCGGGCGCCCCGTACCGCCACCGCGCCGTCGACCCGGCCGCTCTCGAACGCGACGAACTGCGCGCCCCCGCGCCCGGCGAGGCCTCCCGCACGCTGGTCTCCAGCGGCCCGGTCGACCAGGACTTCGACCTGCGCATCGTGGACCCCGTCAGCGGCAGCCCGCTGCCCGCCGGCCGGGTGGGCGAGATCTGGCTGCGCGGCGACAGCGTCGCCCAGGGCTACTGGCGGCGCCCCTCCGAGACCGCGCACACCTTCCACGCGGTCCTGGCCGGCGGCGACTCCGGCTTCCTGCGTACCGGGGACCTGGGCGTCGTCGAGGACGGCGAGCTGTACGTCACCGGGCGGCTGAAGGACGTCATCATCCTCAACGGCCGCAACATCTACCCCCAGGACGTCGAATGGGCCGTCCGCGAGATCGACCCGGCGCTCGGAGCCGGCGGCGGCGCGGTCTTCACCGTGGACGCCGACCGCGAACAACTCGTCATCGTGCACGAGGTGCGCGTCCCCCACACCGACACGGCACGGCTCCAGGACCTGACCCGCCGGATCCAGACCCTGGCCGGACGCGACTTCGACGTGCCCGTCGGCAACGTCGTCCTGGTCCGGCCCGGCACCCTGCGCCGCACCACGAGCGGCAAGATCCAGCGCGCCCTGATGCGGAAACTGTTTCTGAGAGGCGGCCTCTCCAGCCTCCACGAAGTCCTCGACCCCGCCGTGCGCGCCCTGGTGGACGCCCCCCTTCTGCCGGCCGACGACGAGGCCGTCCCCGCGTCGGCGGCCCGCCGGGCCCAGGACCTGCCGTGGTGA
- a CDS encoding AfsR/SARP family transcriptional regulator: protein MEVGRAGGPEPDSGGSGNLTPRAAKIRVVLAALLVRANEIVSVDTLIDELWGEEPPRTATTTLQVYVSQLRKLLDEADAEYGREALVTRAPGYELRLDPAQLDLTVFQELYERGQERMEQREYEAASRLQRQALALWRGPLLSDTPHGPLLDGTAVRMTEVRTAALEQRIRADLHLGRQQALIGELQSVVAEFPLREEFFAHLMVALYRSGRQADALQVFARLRRGLVEELGIDPGLELQTLHRQILGGDPELLRPTGHGGAVEVSGADRARIQVPGAVPEPGTPDGPDAPAAHRSVVELPAADQLFTGREEELGALAALLAAPGGRIVVLGGQVGVGKTALATEAAHRAGERFPGGRVLLRMRPDAHEGREGMDGPAAVARIARLYGAEGALPGDARALRDLLRGLTGGRRLLVVLDSVDRADQVEPLAKALPEARFLVTCRRVPPGLDGRVLLLDVPAPRDARRLLVAARRGAGTPDEAEATEIAELCGQLPLALRAAARAEPCAAARFRGAPGRLVELDAVDPGFLDRLGTAYEDVDSTRQREFRLLGLLPEGPFGAESAAAVLGTDAAGARAAVAELVAAGLVREELPSAGRPAYYRLSEPLRLLAVDRLAAHEPADSVRTATGRLCAAYEEALREVSGQVNGAHSLEWLARQRPAFVTMVRQAARSGLWEQTVRLTDALTGLLETLAAWDDWESCHRLALDAAHRLGDLPAQARLLRSLGDLAWQRRELPAAGELYERALLAADIASDLLERSRALTGLADLRLDAGAVDGAAALLSPALDAAAQDPRARFEALRVMGLLAVECGRPATAEEHFGQCLSEAVVLGDARLESYARRRLAALRTPAPDCSEVRPGVWRLRSAA, encoded by the coding sequence TTGGAGGTAGGCAGGGCCGGAGGGCCGGAGCCGGACTCCGGGGGGTCCGGAAACCTGACACCGCGCGCCGCGAAGATCCGGGTGGTCCTGGCCGCGCTCCTGGTACGGGCGAACGAGATCGTCTCCGTGGACACCCTGATCGACGAGCTGTGGGGCGAGGAGCCGCCCCGTACGGCCACCACCACGTTGCAGGTGTACGTGTCCCAGCTGCGCAAGCTGCTGGACGAGGCGGACGCCGAGTACGGCAGGGAAGCGCTGGTGACCCGGGCGCCCGGCTACGAACTGCGGCTGGACCCCGCGCAGCTGGACCTCACCGTCTTCCAGGAGCTGTACGAGCGCGGGCAGGAGCGGATGGAGCAGCGCGAGTACGAGGCCGCTTCGCGGCTTCAGCGCCAGGCCCTGGCGCTGTGGCGCGGCCCCCTGCTTTCGGACACCCCGCACGGTCCGCTGCTGGACGGCACGGCGGTGCGGATGACGGAGGTGCGGACGGCGGCGCTGGAACAGCGGATCCGGGCCGACCTCCACCTGGGACGGCAGCAGGCCCTGATCGGTGAGCTGCAGTCGGTGGTCGCGGAGTTCCCGCTGCGGGAGGAGTTCTTCGCCCACCTGATGGTCGCCCTGTACCGGTCGGGGCGGCAGGCGGACGCCCTCCAGGTCTTCGCCCGGCTGCGGCGCGGGCTGGTGGAGGAACTCGGCATCGATCCCGGCCTGGAACTCCAGACGCTGCACCGGCAGATCCTGGGCGGCGACCCGGAGCTGCTGCGGCCGACGGGGCACGGCGGCGCCGTCGAGGTCTCGGGAGCGGACCGTGCCCGGATCCAGGTCCCGGGTGCCGTGCCGGAACCGGGGACGCCGGACGGCCCCGACGCCCCGGCCGCGCACCGGTCCGTGGTGGAGCTGCCCGCGGCCGACCAGCTGTTCACCGGGCGCGAGGAGGAGCTGGGTGCCCTGGCCGCGCTGCTGGCCGCGCCCGGCGGCCGGATCGTGGTCCTCGGCGGCCAGGTGGGCGTCGGCAAGACCGCCCTGGCCACGGAGGCCGCGCACCGGGCGGGCGAGCGCTTCCCCGGCGGCCGGGTCCTGCTCCGGATGCGGCCCGACGCGCACGAGGGCCGCGAGGGCATGGACGGTCCGGCGGCCGTGGCGCGGATCGCCCGGCTGTACGGCGCCGAGGGCGCCCTGCCCGGGGACGCCCGCGCACTGCGGGACCTGCTGCGGGGGCTGACCGGCGGCCGGCGCCTGCTGGTGGTCCTGGACTCGGTGGACCGCGCGGACCAGGTCGAGCCCTTGGCAAAGGCCCTGCCCGAGGCCAGGTTCCTGGTCACCTGTCGGCGGGTGCCGCCCGGGCTGGACGGGCGGGTGCTCCTCCTCGACGTGCCCGCGCCCAGGGACGCGCGGCGGCTGTTGGTGGCCGCGCGCCGCGGTGCCGGGACGCCGGACGAGGCGGAGGCCACGGAGATCGCCGAGCTGTGCGGACAGCTCCCGCTGGCGCTGCGCGCCGCCGCCCGCGCCGAACCGTGCGCGGCGGCCCGGTTCCGTGGCGCGCCGGGGCGGCTCGTGGAACTGGACGCGGTGGACCCTGGGTTCCTGGACCGGCTGGGCACGGCGTACGAGGACGTCGACAGCACGCGGCAGCGGGAGTTCCGGCTGCTGGGACTGCTGCCCGAGGGCCCTTTCGGGGCGGAGTCGGCCGCCGCGGTCCTGGGCACGGACGCGGCCGGCGCACGAGCCGCGGTGGCGGAGCTGGTGGCGGCCGGGCTGGTCCGGGAGGAACTGCCGAGCGCCGGGCGCCCGGCGTACTACCGGCTGTCCGAACCCCTGCGGCTGCTGGCGGTGGACCGGCTCGCCGCGCACGAACCGGCGGACTCGGTGCGGACGGCCACCGGCCGGTTGTGCGCCGCGTACGAGGAGGCGCTGCGCGAGGTCTCCGGGCAGGTGAACGGGGCCCACTCCCTGGAGTGGCTGGCCCGGCAACGGCCCGCGTTCGTCACGATGGTCCGGCAGGCGGCCCGGTCCGGGCTGTGGGAGCAGACCGTACGCCTGACCGACGCGCTGACCGGTCTGCTGGAGACCCTCGCCGCGTGGGACGACTGGGAGAGCTGCCACCGGCTGGCCCTGGACGCCGCCCATCGGCTGGGCGATCTCCCGGCCCAGGCACGGCTGTTGCGCTCGCTGGGCGACCTGGCCTGGCAGCGGCGCGAACTGCCGGCCGCCGGTGAACTGTACGAACGGGCCCTGCTGGCCGCCGACATCGCCTCCGACCTGCTCGAACGGAGCCGCGCCCTGACGGGCCTGGCCGATCTGCGGCTGGACGCGGGCGCGGTCGACGGCGCGGCGGCCCTCCTCTCCCCCGCTCTGGACGCGGCCGCGCAGGACCCCCGTGCCCGGTTCGAAGCGCTGCGGGTGATGGGGTTGCTCGCGGTCGAGTGCGGGCGCCCGGCCACCGCCGAGGAGCACTTCGGCCAGTGCCTGTCCGAGGCGGTGGTCCTGGGTGACGCCCGTCTGGAGTCCTATGCCCGGCGCCGGCTGGCGGCACTGCGCACCCCGGCCCCGGACTGCTCGGAGGTCCGCCCGGGGGTCTGGCGGCTGCGCTCGGCGGCGTAG
- a CDS encoding methylmalonyl-CoA mutase family protein, with protein sequence MTVLPDDGLSLAAEFPDPTHEQWQRLVEGVLRKSGRDASGDAAEEALSTQLQDGLTARPLYTARESPPEPGAVGLPGFAPFVRGGRAAGNAASGWDVRQRLTGTDPARVNEAVLADLENGGTSLWLPVGTDGIPAGDLAPALAGVHLDLAPVVLDAGADHAEAARAFLDLCAERRMPPASVRANLGADPLGHEARTGEPLDISGPAEQARALASRYPLVRTLTVDVLPYHEAGGSAAQELGLSLATGVAYLRALTEHGLDAEAALGQLEFRYAATTDQFLTIAKLRAARRLWARVAEASGAPEAGAQLQHAVTSPVMMTRRDPWVNMLRTTVAALAAGVGGADAVTVLPFDHGLGLPDAFARRIARNTSSILLEESHLARVIDPAGGSYYVERLTDELAHAAWAFFKTVEKEGGQVAALRSGLVAERLAATWAERRKGLAKRREPVTGVSEFPLLAEKPVIREPAPAAPSGGLPRVRRDEDYEALRSRSDAHLAATGSRPRVFIAALGPAAVHTARVSFASNLFQAGGIEPVHEPVSVDPSTVAEAYLASGADAVCVCSSDALYEEQAEAVVEALVGAGAPLVFLAGRPGTYRGVDSYVFAGCDAVAVLALALDRMDVTHEQ encoded by the coding sequence ATGACGGTCCTGCCTGACGACGGGCTCTCCCTGGCCGCCGAGTTCCCCGACCCGACACATGAGCAGTGGCAGCGCCTGGTAGAGGGCGTACTGCGCAAGTCGGGCAGGGACGCCTCCGGCGACGCCGCGGAAGAAGCATTGTCCACCCAGCTCCAGGACGGGCTGACCGCCCGTCCTCTGTACACCGCGCGCGAAAGCCCGCCCGAACCCGGCGCCGTGGGCCTTCCCGGCTTCGCCCCCTTCGTCCGCGGGGGCAGGGCCGCGGGCAACGCCGCGAGCGGCTGGGACGTACGCCAGCGGCTCACGGGCACCGACCCCGCACGCGTGAACGAGGCCGTACTCGCCGATCTGGAGAACGGAGGCACCTCTCTCTGGCTCCCCGTCGGCACCGACGGCATTCCGGCCGGGGACCTCGCCCCGGCCCTGGCCGGGGTCCACCTGGACCTCGCGCCCGTAGTACTGGACGCCGGTGCCGACCACGCGGAGGCGGCACGCGCGTTCCTGGACCTGTGTGCCGAGCGCCGGATGCCCCCCGCGTCCGTACGCGCGAACCTCGGGGCCGATCCGCTGGGCCACGAGGCCCGGACCGGCGAGCCGCTCGACATCTCCGGCCCCGCCGAGCAGGCCCGGGCCCTCGCCTCGCGGTACCCCCTGGTCCGTACGCTGACCGTGGACGTCCTGCCGTACCACGAGGCGGGCGGCAGCGCCGCGCAGGAGCTGGGCCTGTCCCTGGCCACCGGGGTCGCCTACCTGCGCGCCCTCACCGAGCACGGCCTGGACGCGGAAGCGGCCCTGGGCCAGCTGGAGTTCCGGTACGCGGCCACCACCGACCAGTTCCTGACCATCGCCAAGCTGCGGGCGGCGCGCCGACTGTGGGCGCGGGTCGCCGAGGCCTCGGGCGCCCCCGAAGCCGGCGCCCAGCTCCAGCACGCGGTGACCTCGCCGGTGATGATGACCCGGCGCGACCCGTGGGTGAACATGCTGCGCACCACCGTAGCCGCTCTGGCCGCCGGAGTGGGCGGCGCGGACGCGGTCACCGTGCTCCCCTTCGACCACGGGCTGGGCCTGCCCGACGCGTTCGCCCGGCGCATCGCCCGCAACACCTCCTCCATCCTGCTGGAGGAGTCCCATCTCGCCCGCGTGATCGACCCGGCGGGCGGCTCGTACTACGTCGAGCGCCTCACCGACGAACTCGCGCACGCCGCCTGGGCGTTCTTCAAGACCGTCGAGAAGGAGGGCGGCCAGGTGGCCGCGCTGCGCTCGGGCCTGGTCGCCGAACGCCTCGCCGCCACCTGGGCCGAACGCCGGAAGGGCCTGGCCAAGCGCCGCGAACCGGTCACCGGAGTCAGCGAGTTCCCCCTCCTGGCCGAGAAGCCGGTGATCCGTGAGCCCGCGCCCGCGGCTCCGTCCGGCGGCCTGCCCCGCGTTCGGCGCGACGAGGACTACGAGGCGCTGCGGTCCCGCTCGGACGCCCATCTGGCGGCGACCGGGAGCAGGCCGCGCGTGTTCATCGCCGCGCTGGGCCCGGCGGCGGTGCACACCGCGCGGGTCTCCTTCGCCTCCAACCTGTTCCAGGCGGGTGGCATCGAGCCCGTCCACGAGCCGGTGTCCGTCGACCCTTCGACCGTCGCCGAGGCGTACCTCGCGAGCGGTGCGGACGCGGTCTGCGTGTGTTCCAGCGACGCGCTGTACGAGGAGCAGGCCGAGGCGGTCGTCGAGGCGCTCGTCGGGGCGGGTGCGCCGCTGGTGTTCCTGGCCGGCCGCCCGGGGACGTATCGCGGTGTGGACTCGTACGTCTTCGCGGGATGCGACGCGGTCGCCGTGCTGGCCCTTGCCCTCGACCGTATGGACGTGACCCATGAGCAGTAG
- the scpA gene encoding methylmalonyl-CoA mutase, translated as MSSRNIIPDFSALGLGSPAPVGSDDLWQAEVKETTGSAPADLLWETPEGIGVKPLYTGHDLEGLDFLGTYPGVAPYLRGPYPTMYVNQPWTIRQYAGFSTAEESNAFYRRNLAAGQKGLSVAFDLPTHRGYDSDHPRVTGDVGMAGVAIDSIYDMRQLFDGIPLDRMSVSMTMNGAVLPVLALYIVAAEEQGVPPEKLAGTIQNDILKEFMVRNTYIYPPKPSMRIISDIFSYTSQKMPRYNSISISGYHIQEAGATADLELAYTLADGVEYLRAGRGAGLDVDAFAPRLSFFWAIGMNFFMEIAKLRAARLLWAKLVQQFDPKNPKSLSLRTHSQTSGWSLTAQDVFNNVTRTCVEAMAATQGHTQSLHTNALDEALALPTDFSARIARNTQLLLQQESGTNRVIDPWGGSAYVEKLTYDLARRAWQHIEEVEAAGGMAKAIDAGIPKLRIEEAAARTQARIDSGRQPVIGVNKYRVETDEQIDVLKVDNTSVRAQQIDKLRRLREERDEQTCQATLSALTAAADRGDGNLLALAVDAARAKATVGEISDALEKVYGRHAGQIRTISGVYRHEAGGSPRVERTRALVGRFEEAEGRRPRVLVAKMGQDGHDRGQKVISTAFADLGFDVDVGPLFQTPGEVARQAVEADVHIVGVSSLAAGHLTLVPALREALAAEGREDMMIVVGGVIPPADIPTLLDMGATAVFPPGTVIPDAAHDLVGRLAAELGHEL; from the coding sequence ATGAGCAGTAGGAACATCATCCCCGACTTCTCCGCCCTGGGCCTTGGCTCCCCCGCTCCCGTCGGTTCGGACGATCTGTGGCAGGCGGAGGTGAAGGAGACCACGGGGTCGGCCCCGGCCGATCTGCTGTGGGAGACCCCCGAGGGCATCGGCGTCAAGCCCCTGTACACCGGGCACGACCTGGAGGGCCTGGACTTCCTCGGTACGTACCCGGGCGTCGCGCCGTACCTGCGCGGCCCGTACCCGACGATGTACGTCAACCAGCCCTGGACGATCCGGCAGTACGCGGGTTTCTCCACGGCCGAGGAGTCCAACGCGTTCTACCGCCGCAACCTGGCAGCGGGTCAGAAGGGCCTCTCGGTCGCCTTCGACCTGCCGACCCACCGCGGCTACGACAGCGACCACCCGAGGGTGACCGGCGACGTGGGCATGGCGGGTGTGGCGATCGACTCGATCTACGACATGCGTCAGCTCTTCGACGGCATCCCGCTGGACCGCATGTCGGTGTCGATGACGATGAACGGCGCGGTCCTGCCCGTCCTCGCGCTGTACATCGTGGCCGCCGAGGAACAGGGCGTGCCGCCCGAGAAGCTGGCCGGGACCATTCAGAACGACATTCTGAAGGAGTTCATGGTCCGCAACACCTACATCTATCCACCGAAGCCCTCGATGCGGATCATCTCCGACATCTTCTCGTACACCTCGCAGAAGATGCCGCGCTACAACTCGATCTCCATCTCCGGCTACCACATCCAGGAAGCCGGGGCGACGGCCGATCTGGAGCTGGCCTACACCCTCGCCGACGGGGTCGAGTACCTGCGCGCCGGACGCGGCGCGGGCCTCGACGTCGACGCGTTCGCACCCCGGCTGTCCTTCTTCTGGGCGATCGGCATGAACTTCTTCATGGAGATCGCGAAACTCCGCGCCGCCCGGCTCCTCTGGGCCAAGCTCGTGCAACAGTTCGACCCGAAGAACCCCAAATCGCTGTCGCTGCGGACACACTCGCAGACGTCCGGGTGGTCGCTGACCGCGCAGGACGTCTTCAACAACGTCACCCGCACCTGCGTCGAGGCCATGGCCGCCACCCAGGGCCACACCCAGTCACTGCACACCAACGCCCTGGACGAAGCACTGGCCCTGCCCACCGACTTCTCCGCCCGCATCGCCCGCAACACCCAGCTCCTCCTCCAGCAGGAATCCGGCACCAACCGCGTCATCGACCCCTGGGGCGGCAGCGCCTACGTCGAGAAACTGACCTACGACCTCGCGCGACGCGCCTGGCAGCACATCGAGGAGGTCGAGGCCGCAGGCGGCATGGCCAAGGCCATCGACGCCGGCATCCCGAAACTCCGCATCGAGGAAGCCGCCGCCCGCACCCAGGCCCGCATCGACTCCGGCCGCCAACCCGTCATCGGCGTCAACAAATACCGCGTCGAGACCGACGAACAGATCGACGTCCTCAAGGTCGACAACACCTCCGTACGCGCCCAGCAGATCGACAAACTGCGCCGCCTGCGCGAGGAACGCGACGAGCAGACGTGCCAGGCGACGCTGAGTGCGCTGACCGCCGCCGCCGACCGGGGCGACGGCAACCTCCTCGCCCTGGCCGTGGACGCCGCCCGCGCCAAGGCCACCGTCGGGGAGATCTCCGACGCGCTGGAGAAGGTCTACGGCAGGCACGCGGGCCAGATCCGCACCATCTCCGGTGTGTACCGCCACGAGGCGGGCGGGTCTCCTCGCGTCGAACGCACCCGGGCCCTCGTCGGCCGGTTCGAGGAGGCCGAGGGGCGCCGTCCCCGCGTCCTGGTCGCCAAGATGGGCCAGGACGGGCACGACCGGGGGCAGAAGGTCATCTCCACCGCCTTCGCCGACCTGGGCTTCGACGTGGACGTCGGCCCGCTCTTCCAGACCCCGGGCGAGGTCGCCCGGCAGGCGGTCGAAGCTGACGTGCACATCGTGGGCGTCTCGTCCCTGGCCGCCGGCCACCTCACCCTCGTCCCCGCGCTGCGTGAGGCACTGGCGGCCGAGGGCCGCGAGGACATGATGATCGTCGTCGGTGGCGTCATTCCCCCCGCCGACATCCCCACGCTCCTCGACATGGGCGCCACCGCGGTCTTCCCGCCCGGGACCGTCATCCCCGACGCGGCCCATGATCTGGTGGGGCGGCTCGCCGCCGAACTCGGCCACGAGCTGTAG
- a CDS encoding alpha/beta fold hydrolase, with translation MVTTTAHVSVPGTELYYEKTGTGPLLFLMDGGGGDARRTAALVERLADRYTVVTYDRRGMSRSAVGDPAPELGPQVHTEDLALLMEALADGPSLLFGHSVGGVIGLHLTARRPDLVSVYAAHEPSELALLTGADREAAAGLIAAAESDYRTSGWGPALGHMARFNDIDVTAQDAEPDVVPAPMTPEQLANIEFFLAHEIGSYRHHLMSDADLDALKSGPARVVPLAGRPSERSWSYRCARNLADRLGTPLESVPGGHNGLKTHPTGFAARLHEVLTAS, from the coding sequence ATGGTGACCACGACCGCCCACGTGTCCGTACCGGGCACCGAGCTCTACTACGAGAAGACCGGGACCGGTCCGCTGCTGTTCCTGATGGACGGCGGCGGGGGCGACGCGCGCCGCACCGCGGCCCTCGTCGAGCGGCTCGCGGACCGGTACACGGTCGTCACCTACGACCGGCGCGGCATGTCCCGCTCCGCCGTGGGCGACCCCGCCCCGGAACTGGGCCCGCAGGTGCACACCGAGGACCTGGCGCTGCTGATGGAGGCCCTCGCGGACGGACCCTCGCTGCTGTTCGGCCACAGCGTCGGCGGAGTCATCGGACTGCACCTGACCGCGCGCCGGCCCGACCTGGTGTCGGTGTACGCGGCGCACGAGCCGTCCGAACTGGCCCTGCTCACGGGCGCCGACCGGGAGGCGGCCGCCGGTCTGATCGCCGCCGCCGAGAGCGACTACCGCACCTCCGGCTGGGGCCCCGCGCTGGGCCACATGGCCCGGTTCAACGACATCGACGTGACCGCCCAGGACGCCGAACCGGACGTCGTACCGGCGCCCATGACCCCCGAACAGCTCGCCAACATCGAGTTCTTCCTCGCCCACGAGATCGGCTCCTACCGCCACCACCTGATGTCCGACGCCGACCTCGACGCCCTCAAGTCCGGACCGGCCCGCGTCGTCCCGCTGGCCGGCCGCCCCTCCGAGCGCAGCTGGTCCTACCGCTGCGCCCGGAACCTGGCGGACCGTCTGGGCACCCCGCTGGAATCCGTCCCCGGCGGCCACAACGGCCTCAAGACCCACCCCACGGGCTTCGCGGCCCGCCTCCACGAGGTCCTGACCGCGTCCTGA